One Mycolicibacterium sp. ND9-15 genomic window, TGTTGTGGGCGTCGCAGACCGGCACCGCGGAGGACTTCGCCGCGCGACTGGCCGACCGGCTCGGCGGGGCGCAGTGCGTGAACATGGACGAACTCGCGCCCGCGGACCTGGCCGTGGCGCGCGACGTGCTGGTCGTCACCAGCACCTTCGGCGACGGCGGGCCACCCGACAACGGTGCCGGCTTCTGGCAGCGGCTGCAGTCCGAGGCGCCGGCATTACCGGGGCTGCGGTACGCGGTGCTGGGTATCGGCGACCGGTCCTACGACAACTTCTGCGGTCACGCCAAGGCGGTCGACGCCAGGCTGGCGGACCTCGGCGCGGTCCGGCTGCTCGAGCGCGCCGAATGCGAAGCCCATGACGACGAGCGGATGCGGCGTTGGGCAGATGACGTGACCGCACTGCTCAATCCCGAGATAACCACCTCGCCACCGTCGGGAAGTGTCTCGACAGTCGTGCGGCCCACTACGGTCGCGCAGCCGTTCACACGGGCCAGCCCCATCGTCGTGCCGCTGTCGCGGAACGTGCTCCTGAGCGGGCCGGCATCACGAAAAGAAGTGCGGCAGTTCGGCTTTGACGTATCGCAGCACGACGTCAGCTACGCCGCCGGCGACTCGCTGGGGGTGTGCGCCACCAACGATCCCGTCGTGGTGGACTCTTGGCTCGCCGCCACCGGCATGCCGGGGCAGTACGTGGTCGAGGTGGACGGCGCCGAGAAGTCGTTTCGCGACGCGCTGATCTCGCACTACGACTTCTGCCGGATCACCCCGGACCTGGTGCGCTTCATCGCCGAGCACAGCCGTGACGCCAAGGTGCTGAACGCGCACAAGGCGAAGCTCGACAAGTGGCTGGCCGGCCGCAACGGGCTCGACCTCGTCCAGGAGTTCGTCGTCCACGCCGACCCCGACGAGTGGCGGGAGGTGCTGGTCCGGCTTACCCCGCGCAGCTATTCGATCTCGTCGAGCCCGCTGGTCAGCCCCCACGAGGTGCAGTTGACGGTGTCGGTGGTGCGCTACCGCGGCGCCCACGGCGGGCGGCGCGGCGGGGTCTGCTCGACCTTCCTCGCCGACCGCGCCGCGTCGGCCCCGGTGTTTCTGCAGCGATCACCGCACTTCCGCCCGCCCGAAGACGGATCGATCCCGATGATCATGGTCGGTCCCGGCACGGGCATCGCACCGTTCCGCGGGTTCCTGCAGGAGCGGCGGGCCCTCGGCCACCGCGGCCGCAACTGGTTGTTCTTCGGCGAAGAGCGCCGCGACCAGAACTACTACTACCGGGACGATTTCGAGGACATGGCCCGCGACGGCCTGCTCGACCGGCTGGATCTGGCATTCTCCCGCGATCAATCGTCGAAGGTGTACGTCCAGCACAGAATGCTCGACCGGGGCGCCGAGGTGTGGCGCTGGCTCGACGACGGCGCGCACTTCTACGTCTGCGGCGACGCCGCCCGCATGGCCAAAGACGTCGACGCCGCGCTGACCACGATCATCGAGCGGCACGGCAGGATGTCGCACGAGCAGGCACACGACTACAAGCGCGAACTGGTCGCGACCAAGCGCTACGTGCGGGACGTGTACTGACCTGGTGTCCGAGGGGGGACTTGGCCATCTACGACACGGGTTAAGACCTGGCGAATCGGTACCTGATCGTCATCCGTGCTGGGGTTGACTCACTCCAATGTCGGGCGCTCGGACTACGGGTCGAGTTGGGCGGGCGCGACTCGGCACCCGGCGGCTTGGGCTCCGGTGTGCAGGCGTCGGTCCCAAACGGCGACGATCAGGTTGGGGTCGCCGACTGCCAACGCGCTGGCCAGATGGACAGCGTCGGCTCCGCGCAAGGCGTGGGCTCGGGCGAGGTGGCCGGCGTGCTGCTCAACCGTCGCGGTGAGTTCGACTGGGCGGGTGGCGGCCCAAAAGTCTTCCCACTCACGCTCGGCAGTGGCGAGCTCGGATTGGGTCAGGTCGTGATTGCGGGCTGCTGCGGCGAGTGCGGCGCGGACTTCGGGGTAGGCCAGGCGGCTGGACAATGCGGCGTCGCAGCCGTCCCACAGCGCGGACGCCAGCGAGCTTCCTGTCTCCGTGGTGAGAAGTTTGACGAAGGCGCTGGCGTCGAAGTAGACGAGCGGCACCGGTCAGCGCCGCTGGTCGCTGACCCGGTCAGACACCGGCCGCCGCGGTCGGGGCCCGGACCGGCCCGCAGCGACGGGCCGCTGCGCGGTGGCCTTGCCAATCACGCCTTCGGCCGTGAGACGCTCCAAGGTGCCTGCGCTGTCGAGCGCGGTGAGTCGCGCGACCGGAATCCCGCGGTCGGTGATGACGACTTCACCGCCAGCTCGAGCGCGATCGAGCCAATCGCTGAGGTGCGCGCGCAACTCGGTCACGGATACATCCATACCCTGAACTGTACACTCACTGAACCGTGATTTGTACATGTCACTACTGAGTGTGGCACCGGCGACCTGGACTGGTCGCCTTCGTCCGAGCCGCATCCGAAGATGTTGCGGCGGAGAGTGTTTGCCGTCCCCGGTGGGACATCGGCGCAGCTGGCGTTCGTAGTCAGCCGCGTGGAGACGGCAGCTCAGCCGTGTCGGAAGTCGGTTCCCGCCGTACCACAGATTTGCGACATCAACGCGATGCCCAATCGATGTCAGCAAATTCGGAAATCCCTCTCTGATCGACTTCAGAGCGGGTTAGCTATATTACTAGCTAACAAATTGTGTCCGAGGGGGGACTTGAACCCCCACGCCCGTTAATTGGGCACTAGCACCTCAAGCTAGCGCGTCTGCCATTCCGCCACTCGGACCTGCTGTGGGCAGCTAAGGCTATCGGATCACCGAGGCCGGACCCAAACCCAGCGGGCAGGTCAATGGTACGAATGGTGACTGTGACTGGTCCCGTCAATGCCGAGGCGGAGGTCGTCGACCTCGTCAGCACGCTCATCCGGTTCGACACGTCCAACACGGGCGACCCGGCCACCACCAAGGGCGAGGCCGACTGCGCCCAGTGGGTGGCCGATCGACTCCAAGAGGTCGGGTACACCACCCAGTACGTCGAGGCGGGCGGGCCGACCCGGGGCAACGTGTTCGCCCGACTGGAGGGCGCCGACCCCTCGCGCGGGGCGCTGCTGCTGCACGGCCACCTCGACGTGGTGCCGGCCGAGGCCTCCGACTGGAGCGTGCACCCGTTTTCCGGCGCCGTCGAGAACGGCTACGTGTGGGGACGTGGCGCGGTCGACATGAAGGACATGTGCGGCATGATGATCGCGATCGCGCGGCACTTCAAACGCGCCGGCATCGTCCCCCCGCGTGATCTGATCTTCGCGTTCCTGTCCGATGAGGAGGCCGGCGGGAAGTTCGGGTCCCACTGGCTGGTCAAGAACCGCCCGGACCTGTTCGACGGGGTCACCGAGGCGGTCGGGGAGGTCGGCGGCTTCTCCTTGACCGTGCCGCGCAAGGACGGCGGTGAGCGACGCCTCTATCTCGTCGAGACCGCGGAGAAGTCGATGAACTGGATGAAGCTGACGGCGCGCAGCCACGCCGGGCACGGTTCGATGATCCACGACAGCAACTCCGTGACCGCGGTCGCGGAGGCGGTCGCGAAGCTGGGCCGTCACGAGTTCCCGCTGGTCATGACCGAGGCCGTCGGTCAGTTCCTGCAGGCGATCACCGAGGAGACCGGGTACTCATTCGACATCGAGTCGCCGGATCTACCGGGCGCGATCGCCAAGCTCGGCCCGATCGCCCGCGTCGTCGGCGCCACGCTGCGCGACACCGCCAACCCCACCATGCTCAAGGCCGGGTACAAGGCCAACGTCATCCCGGCGTCGGCCGAAGCCGTGGTGGACTGCCGCATCCTGCCGGGCCGCCAGGCCGCCTTCGAACGCGAGGTCGACGAACTGATCGGCCCGAACGTAACCCGAGAGTGGGTCACCCAACTGCCGTCCTACCAGACCACCTTCGACGGGGACCTGGTCGACGCGATGAACGGAGCGATTCTGTCGGTGGATCCCGACGCCCGCATCGTGCCGTACATGCTTTCCGGCGGGACCGATGCAAAAGCATTCGCTCAGTTGGGGATTCGGTGCTTTGGCTTTGCGCCACTGCAATTGCCGCCAGACCTCGATTTCACCGCGCTGTTCCATGGCGTCGACGAACGGGTACCCGTTGACGCGTTGAAGTTCGGTACCCAGGTCCTCGAGCACTTCCTGCTTCACTGCTGATAGGAAAGGACAAGTCAATGGCGTTTGACTACAACCCGTACGAGTTCCTCCCCGAGTTGCCGTCGTTCACGCTGACGTCGGAAACCATCGAAGACGGCCAACCGCTCGGCAACGACCAGGTCAGCGGCATCATGGGGGCCGGCGGCAGCGACGTCTCGCCGCATCTGGCGTGGTCGGGCTTCCCGGAGGAGACCCGCAGTTTCGCGGTCACCGTCTACGACCCCGACGCCCCGACCGGATCCGGCTTCTGGCACTGGGCGGTGGCAAACCTGCCCGCCACCGTGACCGAACTGCCCGCCGGCGTCGGGGACGGCAGCGGACTGCCCGGCGATGCGCTCACCCTGCGCAACGATGCAGGACTCAAGCGCTTCATCGGCGCGGCCCCGCCGCCAGGACACGGCGCGCACCGCTACATCGTCGCCGTGCACGCCGTCGACGTCGAGAAGCTGGATCTGCCCGAGGACGCGACCCCGGCCTACCTCGGTTTCAATCTGTTCCAGCATGCGATCGCGCGGGCGCTGATCCACGGCACCTACGAGCAGAAGTAGCGAAACCTGCTCTGCGCGCTTCGATTACCTGCACGACTGGCTTTTCCCGGGACTTGACGTATGGTCGCCGTTGGTGATTGCCACTTCTGCGTAAGGAGCGACAATGGCTGACAAGAAACCGGGGAAGAGTCCGAAGAAGGCCGAACGGTCGATGAAGGAGCGCCGCGCGGAGAAGCGCCAGCGCGAAGCCGAGGCGGGCGAATTCATCCGCAAGCGCAAGCGTTACTGAGCCGAAGAACCCACCGCATCGGCCAACGAGCCGAAGCCTCCCTCGTGCAGGCGGTGGGCGATGCCGTCGTGGATTCGCTTGGGCCAGAACCCGCCGCCGTACACGAACCCCGTGTACCCCTGCAGCAGTGAGGCGCCGGCGGTGATCCGATCCCAGGCGTCCTCGGCGGTCTCGATGCCGCCGACACTGACGAGCACCAGGCGGTCACCGACGCGGCGGTACAGCCTGCGCAGCACCTCCGCCGAGCGGCGCGCGACCGGCCGTCCGGAGATTCCGCCGGGGCCCAGGTCGTCGACGCCTTCGGTGGTCAGTCCGTCGCGTGACACCGTCGTGTTGGTGGCGACGATCCCGGCGAGGCCGAGTTCGACTGCCAGGTCGGCGATCTCGTCGACATCCTGGTCGGACAGGTCCGGTGCGATCTTCACCAGCACCGGGGTCGACGTCTCCGCCTGCACCGCGGTCAGGATCGGGCGCAGCGACTGCACCGCCTGGAGGTCGCGCAGTCCGGGGGTGTTCGGGGAGCTGACGTTGACCACCACGAACGACGCGAGCGGTCCCAGCAGGCGGGCGGACGTCGCGTAGTCCTGCACCGCCTCGTCGGCTGGGGTGGCTTTCGTCTTGCCGATGTTCACCCCGATCGGGACATCGGGCAGGTGGCGAGCCAACTTCATGGCGAGTTCGCCCGCGCCGTGGTTGTTGAAGCCCATCCGGTTCAACAGTGCGTGGTCATGAGACAACCGGAACATCCGCGGCTTCGGGTTGCCGGGCTGCGCCTGTGCCGTCACGGTGCCCACCTCGGCGTAGCCGAAGCCGAGTGCACCCCAGGTGTGCAGTCCGCTGCCGTTCTTGTCGAAGCCCGCCGCCAGGCCGAGCGGCCCGGGGAACCGAACCCCGAACACCGTGCTGGCCAGCACCGGATCGCGAGGCCCCAACCACCGTTTCAGCGCGCGCCGCGGCCATGGCAGGTAGGTGACGGCCCGTAGTACGGCGAACACCCACGTGTGAATCCGTTCGGGCGCAACGAGAAACAGCGCACGCCGTAGCGTGGGGTACATCATCGAATCACTGCGCCGGCT contains:
- a CDS encoding type II toxin-antitoxin system VapC family toxin, with product MPLVYFDASAFVKLLTTETGSSLASALWDGCDAALSSRLAYPEVRAALAAAARNHDLTQSELATAEREWEDFWAATRPVELTATVEQHAGHLARAHALRGADAVHLASALAVGDPNLIVAVWDRRLHTGAQAAGCRVAPAQLDP
- a CDS encoding M20/M25/M40 family metallo-hydrolase, with amino-acid sequence MVTVTGPVNAEAEVVDLVSTLIRFDTSNTGDPATTKGEADCAQWVADRLQEVGYTTQYVEAGGPTRGNVFARLEGADPSRGALLLHGHLDVVPAEASDWSVHPFSGAVENGYVWGRGAVDMKDMCGMMIAIARHFKRAGIVPPRDLIFAFLSDEEAGGKFGSHWLVKNRPDLFDGVTEAVGEVGGFSLTVPRKDGGERRLYLVETAEKSMNWMKLTARSHAGHGSMIHDSNSVTAVAEAVAKLGRHEFPLVMTEAVGQFLQAITEETGYSFDIESPDLPGAIAKLGPIARVVGATLRDTANPTMLKAGYKANVIPASAEAVVDCRILPGRQAAFEREVDELIGPNVTREWVTQLPSYQTTFDGDLVDAMNGAILSVDPDARIVPYMLSGGTDAKAFAQLGIRCFGFAPLQLPPDLDFTALFHGVDERVPVDALKFGTQVLEHFLLHC
- a CDS encoding YbhB/YbcL family Raf kinase inhibitor-like protein; translated protein: MAFDYNPYEFLPELPSFTLTSETIEDGQPLGNDQVSGIMGAGGSDVSPHLAWSGFPEETRSFAVTVYDPDAPTGSGFWHWAVANLPATVTELPAGVGDGSGLPGDALTLRNDAGLKRFIGAAPPPGHGAHRYIVAVHAVDVEKLDLPEDATPAYLGFNLFQHAIARALIHGTYEQK
- a CDS encoding quinone-dependent dihydroorotate dehydrogenase, coding for MYPTLRRALFLVAPERIHTWVFAVLRAVTYLPWPRRALKRWLGPRDPVLASTVFGVRFPGPLGLAAGFDKNGSGLHTWGALGFGYAEVGTVTAQAQPGNPKPRMFRLSHDHALLNRMGFNNHGAGELAMKLARHLPDVPIGVNIGKTKATPADEAVQDYATSARLLGPLASFVVVNVSSPNTPGLRDLQAVQSLRPILTAVQAETSTPVLVKIAPDLSDQDVDEIADLAVELGLAGIVATNTTVSRDGLTTEGVDDLGPGGISGRPVARRSAEVLRRLYRRVGDRLVLVSVGGIETAEDAWDRITAGASLLQGYTGFVYGGGFWPKRIHDGIAHRLHEGGFGSLADAVGSSAQ